The Chryseobacterium sp. G0186 genome includes the window TCAAATCTTTCAGCAAGATACATCGCATTATGGCTGTGTTGTTTTATTCTAATATGAAGTGTTCTCAGGTTTTTCAGAATGCTTGAAGCTCTTAGACTGTCCATGGTAGGACCAAGTAGCATACAGGCTCCGGAGTTTACATTTTTAGTATCATCAATGAATGCCTGTGTTGCACAATATACACCACCTACCGTATCACTGCTTCCGTTGATGAATTTCGTTAAACTGTGAATAACAACGTCTGCTCCGAATAGTTGTGGGGAAATAGAAAGTGGTGAAAATGTATTGTCTACAATTAGCTTTAGATTGTGTTTTTTACAGATTTCTGAAAGTTTTCTAAGGTCTGCTACTTCAAGAAGAGGATTGCTTACACTTTCACAATAGATTACTTTCGTACTGGGAGTGATGGCATTTTCTATGAATTCAAAGTTATTGATATCCACAAAAGTAGTCGCTACATTGAATTGCGGTAAAAAGTTTTTAAGAAATGCATAGGTTCCCCCATAAATTGTTCTGCTTGAAATGATATGGTCACCACTTTTGCATACCTGCATTAAAACGGAAGTAATGGCTCCCATTCCGGATGCAGTAACATTGGCAGACTCTGTATTTTCCATTTTTGCCAGAGCTTGTGCCAGGTAAAGGTTCATCGGGGATGAATGTCTTGAATACAGGTAACATCCTTCAGCATTTCCTTCAAAGGTATCAAACATGGTCTTTGCAGAAAGAAATGTATAAGTAGAACTGTCCGAAATAGAAGGGTTTACTCCTCCGAATTCACCAAAATACTG containing:
- a CDS encoding aminotransferase class I/II-fold pyridoxal phosphate-dependent enzyme; protein product: MDNFNAANEIQDLQYFGEFGGVNPSISDSSTYTFLSAKTMFDTFEGNAEGCYLYSRHSSPMNLYLAQALAKMENTESANVTASGMGAITSVLMQVCKSGDHIISSRTIYGGTYAFLKNFLPQFNVATTFVDINNFEFIENAITPSTKVIYCESVSNPLLEVADLRKLSEICKKHNLKLIVDNTFSPLSISPQLFGADVVIHSLTKFINGSSDTVGGVYCATQAFIDDTKNVNSGACMLLGPTMDSLRASSILKNLRTLHIRIKQHSHNAMYLAERFEKDGLKVSYPGLPSHKNHELMKSMIDEEYGFGGLLTLDAGTTEKANELMEMMQTENLGYLAVSLGFYKTLFSCSGKSTSSEIPEEERASIGISDGLIRFSIGLDHDIKRTYHKMKECMLKVGVLNHENISIS